The nucleotide sequence CGTCAAGATCTGTGGCGATGACGCGCCCCCGGTGCTTTCCCTGCGACTCGCCGACGAGAAGGGCAACCCGGATCCGAAGCTCGACGTGAGTATCGGGGCGAAACAGCTGGAGGAAGCGGCTCGCCGTGTGGCGGACAGCAAGGCCAAGCTGGCCCTGCCCCCGCAGCGCGTGGCCGGACCGCTACAAGCCTTGAAGGCACGCGCGAACGACAAGCGCGCGGCCAGCGCGGATGCGTTCGCCCGCTACCTCGTGGACACCGATGGCGACGACAACGCGGAGCATCTGGCGCGGGACCTCGCGAAGCGCGCGGCAGAGCAAGAGCCCACCATCGAAAGGCTTCTGCTCGCGGGTGCGCTGGCGGAAGATCGCAATCAAGAGAAGGATTGGATCGATCGCGCGGAGGCCCTCGTGCGCCGCGCTGGCAAGTTCGACGAAGACGTGACCTTCGCGCGCGCGCAGTTGCTCCTCGGCGGCCCGAGCTGGCGCAAGGCGGTTCCGCTGTTGGACCAAGTCCTCGCCCGCAATCCAAATCACCCTGGTGCACTCGAGGCGCGCACGAGTCTCTACAACTCCGCGGGGCTGAAGCGGACGGCGCTCGCGGAACTCCGGCGAGCGGCCGAGCGCAACCCTTGGTCTGTGGGCATCCTCAACATGTTGGCGACCCAAGAGCGCTCCCTTGGGCACGAAACCGAGGCCGCCGAAGCCGAGGCCCGATATTTTGCCCTCCGCTTCGACGATCGCAGCTACCTCGGCAGTCAAGTCGACTTGGCCGTTGCCCGGCGGGATCGTGCAACCGCCGAACGCTGGGTCTCACGCCTGTTGGACGCGGACCCCGACAGCCAATGGGCCCTGGGGCTTGCCGCGCGAACCTACCGTGCCTTTGGACAACCCGAACGCGCCATTGCTACCTACCAGCGGGCTTTGGAACTGGCACCCGAAGACGTCGGCACGTTGCGCACGCTGTCGGATCTGATGGGCGAGCTGGGACGCCGCAACGAACAGCTGAAGCTGCTTCGCGCCATTCTGAAGATCCGCCCCCAGGACAAGGACGTGCGCGAATACGTGGCGCACATCGAGCCCGAGAAGCCCCGCGCCGACGAGGTGTATGCCTGGAACTCCAAGCGCTTCTTGCGCTTCCGCCACGCGCCCGCGGCGGGCCACACGCGCCGCACGCTGCGCAACCTGACGGTATCGACGGTCTTCTCCAATGGCCTGTCCAGTCAGTTTCACCAAGTGGTGTTTCAGCCCCTGACGGACGCCGCAGCAGCGGCCTTGCGGCAGTACTCCTTTCAGTATCAGGCGGACCGGCAGGTCGTTCAGCTACGGGGCGCCAAGGTGTTCCGCGGAGACGGACGGGTGGATGAAGCCGTCGAGTACGGTGAGAGCGCCGCCGACGATCCCTCGATCAGCATGTACACGTCGTCACGCAACTTCACGGTGCAGCTGCCGCGCCTGGAGCCCGGCGACGTGGTCGAACTGCGCTACCGCGTCGACGACGTCACGCCACGCAATGAGTTTGCAGACTACTTCGGAGAGGTCATCTATCTGCAATCCGACGAACCGGTGAAGAACGCCGAGTACGTGTTGATCTCTCCCAAGCAACGCACGCTGCATATCGACGTCAAGATGCCCGGCCTCGTGCGAGAGGTGAAAGAGACCAAGGACCTCCGCACCTACCGCTTCTTCGCCGAAACCGTCGCGCCGCTGGTACCGGAGCCGGCCATGCCACCGTGGTCGGAAGTCCTGGGCTTCATCCACGTGTCGACCTACGCCAAGTGGTCCGACCTCGGCCGCTGGTACTGGGGTCTGGCGAAAGAACAGTTCGATCTGGACGATCGCACGCGCAAGCTGGCTCGCGAGATAGCCAAGGGCAAGACCACGGAACTGGAGAAGGTCCAAGCCGTGTACGACTGGGTGATCCGGAACACCCGCTACGTTGCGCTCGAGTTCGGCATCTACGGCTTCAAGCCGCGCCGCTGCGTGCAGACGGTCTCGCGCGGCTGGGGTGACTGCAAGGACAAGGCGACCGTCATCGTCACCCTGCTGAAGGAGCTGGGCATTCCCTCCACGATCGTGGTGTTGCGAACCCAGCTGCGCGGAGATTTTCGCTCCTCCGTGACCAGCCTCGCGCCCTTCGATCACGCCATCGCCTACGTTCCGTCGCTGAAGCTGTACCTGGACGGCACCGCCGAATACACCGGCATTCGCGAGCTGCCGCGCATGGACTTGGGCGCCCTCGCGCTGTGGGTCAATCAGGGCGACAGCAAACTCGTGCGCCTTCCCGATGCAGATCCAAAGTCGAACGTGCTCCAGCGCGAGCTGACGGCCGTGCTGGCGCCGGATGGCTCGGGCAAGCTCGAATTGACGCATACCACTACGGGGGTGGAAGCGCCCGACTGGCGTCGCCGCTATCACGCCGATGCGACGCGCGAGGAACGCATGACCGCCGACCTAGCGAGGCAGTACCCCGGCTTCGCCGTGAGTAAGGGTAGCGTCAAGACCAGCAACCTGGACGACTACAACGCAGCGGTGGTGCTGAGCGTGAAGGGAAGTGCTCCGAGCTTCGCGCGACGGGAGGGTGATCGCCTCAGTGCCGTGGTGACGCCGGAGGTCAGGCTGACGCCATCCTACGCGTCCCTGTCCCAACGGAGTCAAGACGTGCGCATTCTCGGCTTCTCGTCGGTGGATGACACGACGACGGTGCGACTACCGCCCGGCTACAAGGTCTTGAGCGCACCCGAGAGCAAGGAAGTGAAGTCCGCCTTTGGTAGCGCTTCGGTCGAGGTGAAAAGCAGTCAGGGTCAAGTGACCGTGCAGTCCAAACTCTCCATGTCGGTTTCGCGAGTTTCGCCCAAGCAGTATCCGGCGTTCCGACGATTCTGCGCAGACGTGGATCGCGCCTTCGGCTCGCGCTTGGTGGTGGGCAAATGAAGACGACTCGACGCGCATTCTTCCTGCTCGTGGCGGCGGCACTGCTGCTAGTTGGCTGCGGAGGCAGTGGACAACACGACGCGTTCTCGTCGGAGCTGTCGCGCGCCCGCCACGCGGGCCGCGACGCGTCGGACCCGGAAGTCGTGGGACGTTGGCTCCTGGCAGAGCTGATCTCCCCCGGTGGTCATCCCGACGCGGCAAAGAACGCTCGCAAGCAACTCGAAGCGCTGAAGTCGACGTCGTCCATGCTGGCGGAGCTGGCGCTGGGGCTGGATGACGAGGTGCATGGTCGATTGGCTGCCGCCCCTGAGCACTACGTGCTCGCGACCGCTGCCGCCCGCGGTGACGCGTCCGAGTTGGCGCCGCTGGTGGGTTGGTTTGCGGCCCAACGTGCCGTCGCGTTGCGACACAACGCGCCGAAGCTCTGGGATCGCCATCGCGAATTCGTGATTGCCGCCATTCGCAACCCGGTTGCACTGGGGTGGCGTGCGCGCGGTGAGTTGGTGGAGTGGTGGGCCGACGAAGCCTACTCTGCCGGTGAGAGCAAGCTGGAAGACAAGACGCGCGAGGCCTTCGGCTGCGTCACGCCGATTCGCATGGCCGGTCCCTTTGGCCGGGGAACGGCGCCGGACGCGTACCGACACTTTGCGGCAGAAGCCCCGGGACCCTGGCCGGCGCGCTTTCCCAAGGATCCGACTCGAGGCGTCGTTCCTCAGATCATGAGCGTGAAGCAGCGGGGCTGCTTTGCCCGCGCCGAGGACGCGCGTGACGATGGCATCTTCTACGCGGAGACCTATCTGGAACAACCCGGCGACGGCGAGCTGCTGATCGCGGCGCAAGGCGCCTTGGCGGTGTTCATCAATGACACCCAGGTGCTGGACCGCGACCCGCGCAAGTGGGGTGTATGGCCAAAGTTCGGCGTCCAAGTCTGGTTACCGAAGGGCCGCCATCGCGTCGTGGTGCGACTCGCGGAGCCTCAGACTTCCATCCGCGTCCTGTCCCCCAGCGGCGTTCCTGCCAAGGTCAGCGCCACTACTGACGCCAGTGGCCTTTCGTCGGTGGTGGCGCCCCGCGTCAGCGGCGAGCCCAACGTCCTGGTCCGCTACGTGAACGACGGTCGCGTGAAAAGCCCCGGCAGCGATCTGGAGCGCTTTCTCGCGTCCTACTTGGCCTACCTCGAAGGCCAAGGGGACGTCGCGACCGTTCTGTCGGAACCTTTGCTGAAGGACACCGGACGCGCGACTGGAATGCTGCTGAGCCTGAGCGCGGCCTTCGTCGATCGCGATCCTTTGTTCGATCGGACCCAGCGCGTCGATCTGATGCGTGAGCTACACTCCCGCGCGGCAAAACGAGACCCGGAACTTTGGCAGTCGGCGCTGGCGCTGGCGTTGTGGGAAGGGGAGCGCGCTGGAAGCGCCGAAGCGGTGAAGGCTCTGCGCGGACTGAGCTCTCGGTTCCCGCAAGTTCCGACGGTACTGGTGGCCCTGGCACGCGTGTACGGCGAGCTCGGTTGGAGCGCTGAATACTCGCAGACCGCCAAGGAGCTGGCGGCGCGCTTCCCCGAAGACGAGGAAGCGCTGAGCTTGGCGATTGACGTCTTGGATGCCACTGGCGAGCACGCAGCGGCCGACAAGTTGGTCGATCACATCCTGAAGTTGAACGCGGACAGCGAAATCAAGCTGACGCGAGCCTTGACGCGCAATGACTACGAAGCCTCCCTAGCCGAGCTGAAGCGCCTGCAAAAGCGCCACCCGGAGCGCAAAGACCTGGCAGAGCGCATCTCGGACGTGTTGATTCGAGCAGGCGACCGCGAGCAGGTGTGGAAGAAACTGGAAGCGGCCCTGGCCGCCAACCCCAAGAGCGGGCCCCACCGCTTGGCCCTGGCCGATGCGCGCTTCGCGCGAGGAGATCGAGCTGCCCTGCGCAAGGCCGTGGTGGATGCCCTGGTCCAAGGCGCCCAGAGCGGCGAGTTGGAGGACGCCCTCGACTTGGTCGAAGGCACGTCGCAGCTCGAACCCTTTCGCATCGACGCCCTCGACGTGATCCGCAAGTACGAGGCATCGAAGCGACACTTGCCCGGAACTGCCGCACGCGTCCTGGACTACGCGGCGATCTGGGTGCACCCGAACGGCTCCAGCCGAATGCTGGAGCACGAAGTGATCCGCATCCAGAGCCCCGAGGCAATCAGCAAACTGGCAGAGCACCCGCGCCTGGATGGCGTGGTGTTGCACATGCGCGTGATCAAACAGGACGGGAGCATCCTGGAACCAGAGATGGTCCCAGGAAAGCCCTCGGTCACCTTTCCCCACCTGGAGGTGGGGGACTACCTGGAGACCGAGCACATCGTCTCGCGCGGCACCGAAAACCCCAGCGGTGACGAATACCTGGGGCCCCACTGGTTCTTTCGCGAAGAGAACATCGCTTATGCGCGAAGCGAGCTCGTATTCGTCACTCCCGAAGACAAGCCGCTGATCATCGAGACGCACGGCACGGTGCCGCAACCGACGGTCTCCAAGCTGGACGGGCTGGTGGTGCGACGCTGGCGCGTCGAAGAGAGTCCGGCGGCCCCGCAGGAACCCGGGTCTGCTCCGATCACTGAGTTCTTGCCAAGCGTGCGCCTCGGCTGGGGCGTCAGCCTCGACAACCGCTTGCAGGTGCTAGGGGACAACCTGGTCGACGTCACGCCCATCGATCCCCGCATCGTGCGCATCGCCAGAAAGATCGTGTCGCCACTCCCCGCTGGAGCCAAAGAGCAGCGCGCGCGACGGCTCTATCGTTGGGTCCTGGCCAACGTGGAGGACGGCAAAGAGACCGATGGTCGACGCGTGATCGTCGGCAAGAATGGCAACCGCTGGCGCGGCTTCTCGACGCTCTGCCGCTCCTTGGGTCTGCGGGCGGATTTTGCAGTCGCCAGGAACCGATTGGCGCCGGAGCCCGCGAGCGAGCTGGAACGCGCGGGTCAGTTCACCGAACCGCTACTGCGAGTGGAGACGGAAAAGGGACACGTTTGGCTGACCCTCGGTAGCAAGTTCGCGCCCTTTGGCTACGTGCCCGTCGAGATCCGCGGCGTGCCGGCCTTCGTGCTTTCGGCGCGTGGTCCCGTCACCGCCACGACGCCAGTCAGCGGCAGCGAAGACAGCGTCATGTACGACGGCGAGATCAAGGTGTCGGCGGATGGGTCCGCCAAGGTCACGATCTCGCAGCACTTCGTGGGCAAGTACGCCATGGCGCTGCGGGCAGCCTTGGCACAGCTTTCCGAAGCGCAGCTCCGTGACGTGGTCGAGTCGCGGCTGCTGGGTCGAGCCCTGCGCGGTGCGCATCTCGATCGCTTCTCCCTGGAGGGCCGCGACGATCTGGATGCGCCCCTGGTGCTGACCATGCGCGCCAACATGCCGAGCTTCGCGGAACCTTCCGGCGGCGAGCTGCTGATCGCGCCGCCCTTCTCACCCCGTATCAGCCAACTCGCCACCCTGCCTACCCGAGAGACACCGCTGCTGCTGGCGGAAACCACGCATCAGCGGGTGAACGTGCGCATCGTGCTGCCCGAGGGGGCCACGGCCACGGTCCCCAAGGAAAAGACCGTGAAACGGCGGGACATGGAGGTCCGCGTCGAGGACACGGCGAAGGCAAATACCGTCGTGTTGCAGCGCACCCTGAGCCTGCCCGCAGGTCGCGTGCAGCCGGCCGAGTATCGTGGCTTCGTCGAGTTCGCGCGTCAGGCCGACGATGCACTCAACGCCACGATCCGCGTGCGAGTGCGCTGAGCACCGACGAGTGGGGCGGTCAGGAGCTGCCCACGGCGCGGATTCTGCAGCGCACTACTGCGCGCTCTTCTTGGCTTTGTCGTCGGCTTCCTTGAGCCGCTGCTCGATGCGTTTGCGCACGGCACCATACTGATCGAGCATCTGCTTCCACGTGGCGACGCGCTTCTTCCGCTCCTCAGCGGATGCGGGGTAGGTCTTGGCGTCGGTGTTCTGCTGCGCGAACTGCGCGTAGGCGTTCCAACGATCCGTCGCGTCGTCCAAGGACTTCTGCCGCTCCCGCAAGTCCGCCAGCACGAACAAGATCTTGGCTTTCAAGGACTTGTCGGGGCCGACGTAGCGCAGCGCGGCCACCCACGCGGCTTCCGCTTCCGAGATTTCCTTCTTGGCCAGGTGAGCCTCACCGATGCGGTAGTGGCCCAGGGGATGTTGTGGCGTCTTCGTGATTGCCTCTTTGTACGCCGCGATCGCGCCATCGAAGTCCCGGGCCACGTAGAGATCGTCGCCCTTCTTCAGAGCTTCCCAGAACGGGCTGATGCCGGTGACGCCTTGGGGATCTTTCTTCACCCCGCCGGCGTCTGCCTTGGCTGCCTTTTCGTCCTTGGCCGGTTCGGCCTTCTTGTCGGCCTTCTGAGCGAGGGCCGCCGGCGCGAGCAAACAGACCGCAACTCCTAGAGCTAGTTTTCTCCGCAGCATGGCTACGCCGGCCAGGGTACCACGCTTTCGACAGAGCGGGACACTGCTCGAAAACCCAGGAAATGTGTAGGATGCCGCGGCATGGCCGGGGGCCGCAGCGTTCGACCCTATCCCTGGCAGGCGCTCGAGCGTCTGACCCGCTCCGCTGCGCGTGCGTCGGGCCCGGTGCGCCGCGCCGTGCAGCATGCCGTGGACCTGAGTGCCCTCGCGCCCGCCCTTGGCAGCGTGTTGGGAAGCGACTTGGCACTCTATCGCGAGGCGATGCGCGTCGCGGAGGGGCCACGAGCCGCGGGTCGCGCCTGGCTCCGCGCGGAAACGAGCGACGTCGAGCTGTGCCTGCATTTGGAGGACGAGCTGGTCGTGAGCGTGGTGTCACGCCTATTGGCACGTCCCGTCACCCTGAGTCAGTCGGCAGGGGGCGTCGACCCAGCGCTCGCCGGCGTGGTGGCGGCCGTGGTCGGAGAGGCGTTGCGTCGCGCGTACGGTCCGCAGCGCTGGACGCTGTCGCTGCCCCAAGCCAGTTCTTCTTCCCCAGGAACGCAGATCGATTTCACCCTGGTGCTGGACGGGCGCGCCTTTCGTGGCTCGGTCTGGTTGGTGCGACCCGAGTCGAGTTGGCAGCTGCCGCCGGCTCGACCCTTGAGCGCCCTCGGCGCATTGCCGCTGTCCGTACCTGTGGTCGTCGGCGTTTCCAGCTTGAGTCGCGACGCCTTCTCCCAGCTCCAGGTGGGCGATGCTTTCCTACCCGAAGGCGGCTGGTGGATCGATTCCGCGCGCGTCGGAGCCTGCGCACTGGTCAGCGGGAAGCAAGAGCTCGGACTCGCCGCGGATCTCTCGCCCGAGGGCCATATTGTGGTACGTGGCGAGACGCGAGCCCTGAGCTGGGAGGATGACGTGTCGCAAGCGGACGGTACTGGAGAAGACCCCGTGAGTGCTTCTGCCCTGGATGCACCCTTGGTCGTGCGTATCGAATTGGGCACCGTGACCCTCAGCGCCCGCGAATGGGCCGAGCTTGGCCCGGGCGACGTGATCGAGACCGGTCGACGGCTCGCCGAGCCCGTCATCTTGCGGGTGGCGGGACAAGAAGTCGCGCGGGGCGAGTTGGTAGACGTGGAAGGTGAGTTGGGGGTCAGGATTCGATCCTTGTCCGGAGGCGATGCAGGTTGATGCGCACGTTCGCGATTGTTCTCTGCGGCCTGGCCGCCCTGAGCTGTGACGAAGCGGCAAGACCTAGCGCGCAGCCGAGCGCGAGCGCTGCACCCAAGGCCGCGGCCTCGGCCCCGCCGAGCAAGCCCGAGCCCCCGCCCGCGCCTTGGTACGTCGGAGCATGGCAGGGAACCTACGATGCGCAGCAGTACTTGATCGAGATGACCGAGAAGCAAGGCGCTGTTCGCGACTGGAAGGACGACGACGGCGGAACCGGTGAAGGCGAGGGCAGCATCAGCCTGCGCATCGACGAGAGCGGGAGCATTCGCGGTGAAGCCACGGGTCCTCTGGGGAACATGATCGCCTCGGGCCAAGTCGACGATCAGGCCTTTCGCGTACGCTTCAACGCCAAGGAGCCAGGGGAAAGCGCCTTCAACGGCGTCGTGGTGCTCGCGCGCAAGGGCGAAACCATGAGCGGCCGACTCCAAGCATCCAGCGGTGACTCCAAGACGATTCGCGACGCTCCCGTGGAGCTGAAGAAAGGCGAAGCCCCCAAGCCGGGAGCCGCTCCTGCTGCCTCCGTTCCCGCCGAGAATGCTCCGTCCGCAAGTGCTTCGCCCGCGCCGGGCGCGCCCTCTGCCCCGTCGCCCTGAGCCATGCCGACAATCCTGTTGGACCTGTCGGTCCTCAGCACGAACGCCCGAACCCTGGGCATCGGGCGCTACGTGGCCGATCTGGCGAAGGGGCTCGAGCGCATCACGCGTGGCACGCGCACGCGCGTGTTGGGCTTGGAAAGCCTGTCTCTGTTCGGGCACGAGCGCGTGACGGAAGACCTCAGCGGTGCCATCGAACGCCTGCGCGACGCTTCGCGCAAGTCCCAGGCCCACGTGGGTTGGGCCTACGCCTTGCGCGCGGGGCTGACCGCGGTCGCGCGCCACGTCGCGCCCGACCTGGTGCACACAGGGCACCCCGGCGCAACCCCTCTCGGGCGCTTCCCCTGTCCGCGCGTCACGACGTGCCACGACTTGATCCCCCTGCGCTATCCAAAGCACTACTTGACCTGGCGCGACGGCTATCAGCGAGGTCGCCAGCATCTGGATCAGCGTCGCTTCGGCACGGCGGACCACGTCATCGCGGTGAGCGAAACATCGGCCAACGATCTGGTGACACTGCTCGGCGTGCCCGCGTCCAAGGTCAGCGTCGTCCACAACGGCGTGGATCTCACGCGCTGGAACAGCGAGCCAGAGGCACACGACGCAGCGACGCGAGAACGCTACGAAGTAGCGGAACGCAACTACGTCTTGGCCGTGGGCGACGTGAACTGGCGCAAGAATCCCGAAGGCGTGATGCGAGCCCTCGCCCACGCGCGGCGCGGACCGCAGGGTCAGGACCTGACCTTGGTCTGGGCGGCGCGTCTGGATGCCACAGCGCGTCTTCGGTTGCTGGCCATGGCTCGTGAGCTGGGAGTAGCAGGTGCAGTGATCCTCGCCGGCTATGTCAGTGATCCGGATCTGGCCGCGCTCTATCGCGGCGCTGTCGCCCAGGTGTTCGTCTCGCGGGCCGAGGGCTTCGGCTATCCAGCGCTGGAGGCGATGGCCTGCGGTTGTCCCGTCATCACGAGTGATCGCAGCAGCATGGCCGAACTGACCACGGGCGCCGCCATGTTGGTGGATCCCGACTCACCATCCCAGATCGCCGACGCCATGGTCGAGTTGTGCAAGGACCGGGCGGCACGAGAGGGGCTGAGCAAGCGAGGCGTCGCGCGGGCGGCTCGCTACAGTCTGGACCGAATGGCGGAGAGGACCCTGGAAGTCTA is from Polyangiaceae bacterium and encodes:
- a CDS encoding glycosyltransferase family 1 protein; translation: MPTILLDLSVLSTNARTLGIGRYVADLAKGLERITRGTRTRVLGLESLSLFGHERVTEDLSGAIERLRDASRKSQAHVGWAYALRAGLTAVARHVAPDLVHTGHPGATPLGRFPCPRVTTCHDLIPLRYPKHYLTWRDGYQRGRQHLDQRRFGTADHVIAVSETSANDLVTLLGVPASKVSVVHNGVDLTRWNSEPEAHDAATRERYEVAERNYVLAVGDVNWRKNPEGVMRALAHARRGPQGQDLTLVWAARLDATARLRLLAMARELGVAGAVILAGYVSDPDLAALYRGAVAQVFVSRAEGFGYPALEAMACGCPVITSDRSSMAELTTGAAMLVDPDSPSQIADAMVELCKDRAAREGLSKRGVARAARYSLDRMAERTLEVYERVLAER
- a CDS encoding tetratricopeptide repeat protein, whose product is MLRRKLALGVAVCLLAPAALAQKADKKAEPAKDEKAAKADAGGVKKDPQGVTGISPFWEALKKGDDLYVARDFDGAIAAYKEAITKTPQHPLGHYRIGEAHLAKKEISEAEAAWVAALRYVGPDKSLKAKILFVLADLRERQKSLDDATDRWNAYAQFAQQNTDAKTYPASAEERKKRVATWKQMLDQYGAVRKRIEQRLKEADDKAKKSAQ
- a CDS encoding DUF3857 domain-containing protein yields the protein MKSLVTLAVLLLLFALAPHGGAVDALFHPDLTRAQATLDSARGADAYSALRRVWATWDRADPAHVEAVLRAAAANPRLDPPARAYAQLLSAYARLRRGDLGKAREQVRSLGFVTRWMLVGPFDNEGKAGLAAEAGPESELGTPIVLGRAYSGKERPVRWRAVPDAFPFGFVDLGALLRPERKVCGILRTTVAPAAGSPARRVSLWLGSGGAFRVYFNGAKVLEDESYRHHDADRLAVTVNLLPGANDLTVKICGDDAPPVLSLRLADEKGNPDPKLDVSIGAKQLEEAARRVADSKAKLALPPQRVAGPLQALKARANDKRAASADAFARYLVDTDGDDNAEHLARDLAKRAAEQEPTIERLLLAGALAEDRNQEKDWIDRAEALVRRAGKFDEDVTFARAQLLLGGPSWRKAVPLLDQVLARNPNHPGALEARTSLYNSAGLKRTALAELRRAAERNPWSVGILNMLATQERSLGHETEAAEAEARYFALRFDDRSYLGSQVDLAVARRDRATAERWVSRLLDADPDSQWALGLAARTYRAFGQPERAIATYQRALELAPEDVGTLRTLSDLMGELGRRNEQLKLLRAILKIRPQDKDVREYVAHIEPEKPRADEVYAWNSKRFLRFRHAPAAGHTRRTLRNLTVSTVFSNGLSSQFHQVVFQPLTDAAAAALRQYSFQYQADRQVVQLRGAKVFRGDGRVDEAVEYGESAADDPSISMYTSSRNFTVQLPRLEPGDVVELRYRVDDVTPRNEFADYFGEVIYLQSDEPVKNAEYVLISPKQRTLHIDVKMPGLVREVKETKDLRTYRFFAETVAPLVPEPAMPPWSEVLGFIHVSTYAKWSDLGRWYWGLAKEQFDLDDRTRKLAREIAKGKTTELEKVQAVYDWVIRNTRYVALEFGIYGFKPRRCVQTVSRGWGDCKDKATVIVTLLKELGIPSTIVVLRTQLRGDFRSSVTSLAPFDHAIAYVPSLKLYLDGTAEYTGIRELPRMDLGALALWVNQGDSKLVRLPDADPKSNVLQRELTAVLAPDGSGKLELTHTTTGVEAPDWRRRYHADATREERMTADLARQYPGFAVSKGSVKTSNLDDYNAAVVLSVKGSAPSFARREGDRLSAVVTPEVRLTPSYASLSQRSQDVRILGFSSVDDTTTVRLPPGYKVLSAPESKEVKSAFGSASVEVKSSQGQVTVQSKLSMSVSRVSPKQYPAFRRFCADVDRAFGSRLVVGK
- a CDS encoding FliM/FliN family flagellar motor switch protein produces the protein MAGGRSVRPYPWQALERLTRSAARASGPVRRAVQHAVDLSALAPALGSVLGSDLALYREAMRVAEGPRAAGRAWLRAETSDVELCLHLEDELVVSVVSRLLARPVTLSQSAGGVDPALAGVVAAVVGEALRRAYGPQRWTLSLPQASSSSPGTQIDFTLVLDGRAFRGSVWLVRPESSWQLPPARPLSALGALPLSVPVVVGVSSLSRDAFSQLQVGDAFLPEGGWWIDSARVGACALVSGKQELGLAADLSPEGHIVVRGETRALSWEDDVSQADGTGEDPVSASALDAPLVVRIELGTVTLSAREWAELGPGDVIETGRRLAEPVILRVAGQEVARGELVDVEGELGVRIRSLSGGDAG